The genome window GACTGCTGGGCCGCCTTCTGGGCGACGTGATCCGCGCCAGCGAAGGCGCGGGCGTCTTCGACACCATCGAGACCGTGCGCCGCACGGCGGTGCGCTTTCGCCGCGACGGCAACGCCACCGACGGCCGCGCGCTGGAAAAACGCCTGAAGCTGCTGGCGGCCGACGAGACCAACTCCGTGGTCCGCGCCTTCACCTACTACCTGCACCTGGCCAACATCGCCGAGGACCGCGACCAGAACCGGCGCCGCCGCGCCACCCTGCTGCAACAGGACGCCCCCGCGCGCGGCAGCCTGCAGGACGCCGTCACCCAGTTGCGGGCCGCGGGCATCGGCAACGCGCGCATGCGCCAGTTGCTGGACGAAACGCTGATCTCGCCGGTCCTGACGGCCCACCCCACCGAGGTGCAGCGCAAGAGCACGCTGGACGTGCACAAGGAAATCGCCCACCTGCTGCAGGAGCGCGACGACCCGCGCACCACGGACGAATCCTTCGAACAGACGCTGGCCCTGCTGGGCCGCATCACCACGTTGTGGCAGACGCGCATGCTGCGCAACTCCCGGCTGACGGTGGCCGACGAGATCGAGAACGCGCTGTCCTACTACCGCAGCACCTTCCTGTCCGTCATCCCGCAGCTGTACGGCCATCTTTCGCGTCTGCTCGGCCGCGAGCCGGCCGATCCGTTCGGCCCGCACCCCACGCCGCTCAAGTCCTTCCTGCGCATGGGGAGCTGGATAGGCGGCGACCGCGACGGCAATCCCAACGTCGATGCCGAGACGCTGAACCTGGCGCTGCTGCGCCAGAGCACGACGGCCTTCGAGTACTACCTGGACGAGACCCACGCGCTGGGCGCCGAACTGTCCCTGAGCGCGCTGCTGACGCCCGCCTCGCAGGCGCTGACCGCGCTGGCCGAACAAGGCGGCGACCTTTCCGAGCATCGCCGCGACGAGCCCTACCGCCGTGCCCTGGTCGGCATCTACGCCCGCCTGGCGGCATCGGCGCGGGTGCTGACCGGCCGCGGCCTGGCCCGCCGCGAGGCCCCGCCCGCCCAACCCTATGCCGAGCCCGCCGAATTCGCCGCCGACCTGGCGGTGATCGCCGATTCGCTCAACGGCCACCATGCCTCGCCCATCGCCCGGCTGCGCCTGTCGGCGCTGCGCCAGGCGGTGGACGTGTTCGGCTTCCACCTGGCCACGATCGACCTGCGCCAGAGTTCCGACGTGCATGAACGCACGGTGGCCGAGCTGTTCGCGCGCGCCGGGGTCGAGGCCGACTACGCCAGCCTGGACGAAGCCGCGCGCATCGAACTGCTGCGGCGCGAGTTGAAGGAGGTCCGCCCGCTGGTCTCGCCCTGGCTGCGCTACAGCGAGGAAACGACCCGCGAACTGGAGATTTTCCGGGCCGCCGCCAGCGCCCGCCAGCGCCTGGGCGCGCAGGCCGTGCACCACGCCATCGTGTCGCACACGGAAACGGTCAGCGACCTGCTGGAAGTCCTGGTGCTGCAGCAGGAAACCGGCCTGATCGCGCCGGGGGGCGGCTCCACGAGCGGCCACGTTCCCGCCGACGGCGAAGGGCTGATGGTGGTGCCGCTGTTCGAGACCATTCCCGACCTGGCCAACGGCCCCGCCATCATGGCGCAGTTCCTCGACCTGCCCGAGGTCAAGGCGCGCGTGCGCCATGCCCAGCGCGGCGTGCAGGAAGTGATGCTGGGCTATTCCGACAGCAACAAGGACGGTGGCTTCCTGACGTCGAACTGGTCCCTGTACCAGGCAGAACGCGCGCTGGTCGAGGTCTTCCGCGCCCGCAAGGTCAGGCTGCGCCTGTTCCACGGCCGCGGCGGCACCGTGGGCCGGGGCGGCGGTTCGAGCTTCGACGCCATCCTGGCGCAGCCTCCGGGTACCGTGGCCGGCCAGATCCGGCTGACCGAACAGGGCGAGGTCATCCAGAGCAAATACAAGGACGCCGACATCGGCCGCTGGCATCTCGAACTGCTGACCGCCGCCACGCTGGAGGCCAGCCTGGCCGACCACACCGAAAGCGCCTCGGCCGAGGACGCGCTGTTCGCCAGCTATGGCCAGACCATGGACCGCCTGTCGGCCACCGCCATGCGCAGCTATCGGGCCCTGGTCTACGAAACGCCGGGGTTCGCCGACTACTTCTTCGCTTCGACGCCGATCTCCGAGATCGCCGGCCTGAACATCGGTTCGCGCCCGGCCTCGCGCAAATCCACCGGGCGCATCGAGGACCTGCGCGCCATTCCCTGGGGCTTCTCGTGGGGCCAGTGCCGGCTGCTGCTGCCGGGCTGGTACGGCATGGGCGCGGCCATCGACGACTACCTGCGCCACGGCGAAGGCACCAAGCGCCAGCGCATCGAACACCTGCAGGCCATGGCGCGCGACTGGCCGTTCTTCCGCACGCTGCTGTCCAACATGGAAATGGTGCTGGCCAAGACCGACCTGGTCATCGCCTCGCGCTATGCCCAGCTGGTGCCTGACACCGCGCTGCGCAAGCGCATCTTCGGCGCGATCAGCGACGAGTGGAAGCGCACCATGAGCGCGCTGAAGCTGATTACCGGCCAGCGCCAGTTGCTGGCCGACAATCCCTCGCTGGCACGCTCGATCCGCGACCGCATCGCCTACATCGATCCGCTCAATCACGTGCAGATCGAACTGATCCGCCGCTATCGCGCCACCCTCGGCAAGGCGGGCCGCGCCAAGGCCGATCCGGCCGGCCGGACCCAGAACGGCATTCACCTGACCATCAACGGCATCGCCGCGGGCCTGCGCAACACCGGCTGACCCCGGCGGCATGGCGGACCGTCCTCCGGTCCGCCTTCTTCCCTTCCCCCTCTTTCCCAACATGCGCCGCGACCCGGCGCAGGTGCCCGCCTGCGCCTTCGTGGCTTCCCCCTATTGCTTCCTTCCTGCTCTAAGTTTTATATTCAAAAAAAGTTTTCTTATACAAAACAATCAGGATGGAAGCATGACGGAAGTCGACATCGCGATCATCGGGGCGGGCATAGGCGGCATGGCCGCCGCCATCGCTCTCCATCGCGCGGGATACAAGGTGGGCGTCTACGAACAGGCACCCCGGTTCGGGCGCGTGGGCGCGGGCATCAACCTGACGCCCAATGCGGTCAAGGTACTGGACGGACTGGGCGTGGGCGCGGTGCTGCGCGCCACCGCCTACGAACCCACCTGCCGGGTCAGCCGGCTGTGGGACAGCGGCCAGGAAACCTCGCGGCTGGAATTGCACGCCCAGGGAGAACGCCGCTACGGCGCGCCGCAACTGACCATCCACCGCGCCGACCTGTTGTCGGCGCTGGAAGCGACCCTGCCCGCCGGCTCGGTCCACCTGGGCGCCAAGGTAGTCGCCATCGGCCAGGACGAGCGCCACGCCTGGCTGGAACTGGCCGATGGATCGCGGGTGGCCGCGCGCGCCGTGGTCGGCTGCGACGGCATCCATTCGGTGGTGCGCGAAGCCATCGCCGGTCCCGAAGCCCCCCGCTTCACCGGCAAGGTGGCGTTCCGTTCCATCGTACCCACCGCGCCGCTCGCCCGCTATGACCTGACCCCGACGACCAAATGGTGGGGGCCGGATGCGTCCAGCCAGATCTTCACCTTCCTGATCGACCGCGGCCAGCGCGAGCTGTTCGTGTTCGCCACCGTGCCCGAGACCGAATGGACGCACGAGTCCTGGTCCATCCAGGGGCACAAGGACGAACTGCTGCGTGCGTACGCCGGCTTCCACGAGGAAGCGCTGGCCATCCTGGAAGGCTGCGACGTCGTCCTCAAGACCGCGCTCTACGCCCGCGACCCCATGGCGCGCTGGACCCATGGCCGCGTCACGCTGCTGGGCGACGCCTGCCACGCCATGCTGCCCTTCATGGCCCAGGGCGCCGCCATGGGCCTGGAGGATGCCGCGGTGCTGAGCCGCTGCCTGGACGAGGCCGGAGACGACGTACCCGCCGCCCTGCTGCGCTACGAACAGGCCCGGCTGGAACGCGCCAGCCGCATCCAGCGCGGCTCGCTGCAGAACGACTGGCTGCGCTCGGACACGAACGCCGACTGGGTCTACGGCTACGACGCCTGGACCGAACCCCTGCCCGAGCGGGCGCACTGAACCCTTCCCTTCCCCTGCGGAGTCATTCCATGCACAGACGACATTTCCTCGGCACCATGATCGCGGCGGCGGGCGCCGGCGCGGCCCCGGTCGCGCGCGCCCAATCCGGTTTCCCCTCGCGCCCCATTCGCATGCTGGTCGGCTTCGCGCCCGGCGGCGCCACCGACGTCGCGTTCCGCGTCCTGGCGCAGAACGCGGCCGCCATCCTGAAGCAGCCGGTCGTGGTCGAGAACAAGCCGGGCGCCGGGATGGTGATCCCCGCCCAGATGATGCAAACCACCGAGCCCGACGGCTACACGATCGCGCAGATCGCCGTATCGGTGTTCCGCACGCCCTATCTGGTCAAGACCACCTGGGATCCGCTCAAGGATCTGAAATACATCATCGGCCTGGCGGCCTACCCCTTCGGCCTCGTGGTGCCGGCCTCCTCGCCCATCAAGACACTGGCGGACTACATCGCCTACGCCAAGGCCAACCCCGGCAAGATGACCTACGGCACGCCGGGCACGCTGTCCTCACCCCACCTGACCATGGAAGACCTGGCCTTCCAGGCCGGCGTGAAGTTCAACCACGTGCCCTACAAGGGAGGCGCCGAGGCGCTGGTCGCGCTGCTGGGCGGACACATCATGTCGCTCGCCGACGGCCCGAGCTGGGCGCAATACGTCGAGTCGGGGCAATTGCGCCTGCTCGCCACCGGCGGCGAAACGCGCAGCGCGCGCTTCTCGGCGGCGCCCACGCTCAAGGAACTCGGCTACGACATCGTGCAGAATGCGCCCTTCGGGCTGGCGGCCCCGCGCGACACCGATCCGGGCGTGGTCCGCATCCTGCACGATGCCTTCAAGCAGTCCATGGAGATGGACAACTATCGCGCCGCGCTCAAGCAGTACGACCTTGAACCCGCCTACCTGAGCAGCGAGCAGTTCACCCGCTTCGCCGCGGACACCATGCAGAAGGAAAAACTGTTGATCGACCGGATAGGGCTGCGCAGACTATAAAATGACCGGGCGCAAGGTGCTTCGCCCTGCGCCCCGTCCTATCTGCCCCCTATGACCGACCCCCAACTGCCGGCTATCGAAGACGGCGACGACACGCCCGACAACGCTTCCGCTCCCCGCAAGGATCCTTACTGGGTCGACGCGCTCGCCCAGGGCCTGTCCGTGCTCGAAGCCTTCGATTGCGAGCAGCCCTCGCTGACCCTGACCGAACTGGCGCAGCGCCTGGGCTGGAGCCGCAGCAAGCCTTACCGCTTCGTGCATACGCTGGAGAAACTGGGCTTCCTGGAGCGCGAGGAAGTCGGCCGGCGCTACCGCCTGACCGCGCATGCGATGAAGCTCGGCTTCGCCTACCTGAACCGCCTGCCCCTGGTCGAGCTGGCGCAGCCGATCATGAACCGGCTGCGCACCGAAGTCGGCGCCTCGGTGCACATGGCCATCCTGGACCGCGACGAACTGGTCTACGTGGCGCAGGCCCGCATCCCCCTGCCGACCTCGATCGACATCCATGTCGGGTCCCGCATGCCGCCGCACTCGTCATCGATCGGCCGGATCCTGCTGGCCTACAAGCCCCAGGCGGACATTGCCCGCATCCTGGACGGCGCGCCCATACCCGCCCTGACCGAAAAATCCACGGTCGACCCCGCCGCCTTCCGCGCGCTGCTGGATACCGCGCGCGAACGCGGCTACGTCTACAACGACGAGGAATTCCACCGCGGCGTGCGTTCGATCGCCGCGCCGGTCCTGAACGCCCAGGGAGAAGTCGTGGCCGGACTGAACGCGACCTCGATGATCTACACCTTCACCGACGAGGTCGTGGCCGGGACCGTGATCCCCGCCGTGGTACGGGCGGCGCGGGAGTTGTCGATGGCGCTGGGCTACCGCGAACGCTAGCCCCGGGGCGGTCAGCGCAGGTAGGACACCGCGACCGCGATCGCCACGCCGACGGCGCCGATCAGCACCAGCATCTGCATCAGCGTCAACCCTTTCTGCAAGCTCTTCATTCCATCCTCTGGCGCCGCCCCGCGGGCGCGGCAATAAGAAACATACGTCGAAATCCGACGGGGCATAAGGTTAGCCTGTTTCACGCCGCCGATGGCGCGGGCGCCCCGCCTACTCGCACACCGGTTCGCGGCGCCGGCCGGCGTTGCCCAGCCAGACCAGCCCCAGCCCACCGGCGGCAAGCGCCGCGCCCGCCAGGGGCACCGCGGCGTAGCCCAGCCCCTGGCCGATGACGGCGCTGCCCAGGGCCGCCCCCAGCGCGTTGCCGAGGTTGAACGCGCCGACGTTGACGGACGAGGCCAGGCCGGGCGCCTGGGCCGCCGCCTGCATGACGCGCATCTGCACCGGCGGCACGATACCGAAAGCGGCGGCGCCCCACACGACCAGTCCGATGGCCGCGCCGACATGGGTGGTCAGGACCAGCGGCAGCACGGCCATGATGATCGCGAGCGCGGCCAGGATGAGCTTGGCCGCGCCGTCCAGGGACCAATCCGCCAGGCGGCCGCCCAGGGTATTGCCCAGGGTGAAGCCGATGCCGATCAGCACCAGCGCGAATGCCACGAAGCCCGGGCTGGCGCGGGTGATGTCGGCCAGCACGGGCGCCACGTAGGTGTAGAGCGCGAACATCGCGCCCGCCCCCAGCACGGTCGTGCCCATGGCAAGCAGTACCTCGGGGCGCGTGAGCACGGCCAGTTCGCGGCGCACGTCCGGCCGCGTGCCCGGCTCGCCCTTGGGCAGCGCCAGCCACAGCGCGGCGATGGTGACCAGGCCCAGCGCGGCGGTTCCGCCGAAGGCCACGCGCCATCCCACCTGTTGCCCGATCCAGGTCGCCGCCGGCACGCCGCCGATGTTGGCCACGGTCAGGCCCATGAACATCGCCGCGATCGCGCTGGCCTGCTTTTCCCTGGGGACGACGCTGGCCGCCACCACCGCCCCTATGCCGAAGAAGGCGCCGTGGTTGAGACTGGTGACCAGGCGCGACAGGAGCAGGGTCGCGTATCCGGGCGCGAACGCCGACAAGAGGTTGCCGACGGTAAAGATCAGCATCAGCAGCATCAGCGCGGCCCGTTTGCCGAAGCGGCTGAACAGCAGCGTCATCACCGGCGCGCCCAGCATCACGCCAACGGCGTAGGCCGACACCAGCATGCCGGCGGCGGGAATGTCGACCTGTACCCCGTCGGCGATCACGGGCAACAGCCCCATGGGGGTGAACTCGGTCGTGCCGATGGCGAAAGCGCCGATGGCCAGGGCGAACAGGGCCGCGGTGGACTTCACCGCGGCCGGCTTGGAATCGTTGAAAGCGGGAGACATGACGGCCATCCTGGGACGGTTTTCTGTGGATGCAGCCAGTGTGCCGGGTTTATATTTGCAGATTAAGCCCGGTATCAACCAATATCATTTGATTTGGATTCAATAATGAAGACCACCCTGGACGAGTTGCAGGCCTTCGTGGCCGTCGTGGACACCGGCTCGATCACGGCGGCCTCGGAAGTGCTCGGGCTGACCATCTCCGCCACCAGCCGCACCCTGGGCCGGCTGGAGGAAAAGCTCCAGACCACTTTGCTGCGCCGTACGACCCGGCGGCTGGAACTGACCGAGGAAGGCTCGACCTTCCTGCACCATGCGCGCGCCATCCTGGCCTCGGTCGATGAAGCGGAGGAACAGATGGCGGCCCGGCGCCTGCACCCGGCCGGGCGGCTGCGGGTGGATGCGTCCACGCCGTTCATGCTGCATGTCCTCGTGCCGCTGCTGGACGGTTTCCGCGCCCGCTACCCCGAGGTGGAACTGGAACTGAACTCGAACGAAGGCATCATCGACCTGATCGAGAAGCGCACCGACGTGGCCTTCCGCATCGGCACCCTGAAGGACTCCACCCTGCACGCCCGCCCCGTGGGCACCAGCCGGATACGTGTGCTCGCCAGTCCCGCCTACCTGGAACGCCACGGTACGCCGGCCTCCCCGGGCCAGTTCGGGCGGCACACGCTGCTGGGCTTCACCCAGCCCGAGACCCTGAACGACTGGCCGCTGCGCGACGCGGACGGGAACACCGTTCGCATCCGGCCCACGATCGCCTCGTCCAGCGGGGAAACGCTGCGGCACATGGCCCTGGCGGGCCTGGGCATCGTCTGCCTGTCGGATTTCATGACGGGCGACGACCGCCGCCAGGGGCGGCTGGCGCCCTTGTTGTCCAGGCAGACGCTGGACGTGCGCCAGGCGATCAACGCGGTCTACTACCGGAACACCGCCCTGGCCTCGCGCATCACGGCCTTCGTGGACCACGTCGTCGATGCGCTGGGCAAGCGGCCCTTCGACGCATGACGCCCCACAAACGACAACGCCCTGCCGAAGCAGGGCGTGCCATGCCGGGCCTTGCGGCCCCGCGCTCCGGTCAGGCGTGGCTGGCCGGCTGCTGCGCCTTCTTGCGGCGAGCCAACCACATACCCACCCCCACGACGATCAGCGCGCCCAGGATTTCCGCGGCGTAGGTGATCTGGGTGTTGTAGGCCGCCAGCGAACTGGGCTGGATCACATGGGACTGGACCGCGACGTCGGTCGCCAGCATGCCGCCGGCGATCCATCCCAGCAGGGCGCCGCCCAGCGTCACCACGACGGGGAAGCGGTCGATCAGCTTCAGGACCAGGGTGCTGCCCCAGATGATGATGGGCACGCTGACCAGCAGGCCGAAGATGACCAGGCCGATCTGGTGGGATTCGTCCGCCTGCTGGGCCGCGCCGGCAATGGCGATGACGTTGTCCAGGCTCATGACGAAGTCGGCGACGATGATGGTCTTGATCGCGCCCAGCAGCGTGGCGCCGCCCTCGATGTTGTCGTGCGACTCATCCTCGGGCACCAGCAGCTTGATGCCGATCCAGAACAGCAGCACGCCGCCCACGATCTTCAGGAACGGGATCTGCAGCATCGTGACCGCGAAGGCGATAAGCACGACGCGCAGCACGATGGCGCCCGCCGTCCCCCACAGGATGCCCTGCATCCGCCGCTTGGCGGGCAGGTTGCGGCAGGCCAGCGCGATGACCACCGCGTTGTCCCCGCCCAGCAGGATGTCGATCAAGATGATCTGGAATACGGCCGCCCAGCTGAGCGTCTGGAAAAATTCAAGCACGTGTAGCTCCCTAAGACAGATCCGGACGAGCGAATCTTCCTGTACGGAAGATAGGTTCTTCCTTGTTTTTCGAATTCACCACGTCTTCCGGGACGGCATTTCCAGGCACCCGCATGCCCGTAAATCCCCCGGCGAAGACGAAACCGGCCTGGCACAGGAATGCCAGGCCGGTGCACCACGACTATGCAGCGTTGCCGGCCATCAGGCGGGCTGGTCGCCGGAGCGGCGCCGAGACATCAGCACCTTGCCCACCACCAGCACGATGACGGCTCCGAGCACGCCGGCGGCGATCTCGGCACCATGATGGCTCAGCCCCATGGATGCCTCGACGGCCTCGGTGTGCAGCGCGGGATCGTTGACGAACAGCTCGCCGGCGATGAACCCCAGCAGAGCGGCGCCCAGCCAGACGATGAGCGGGAAGCGCTCGATGACCTTCAGCAGCAGCGTGCTGCCGAAGATCACCAACGGGATGCTGATGGCCAGGCCCAGGACCAGGAGCACGGTATTGCCCATGGCGGCGGCCGCCACGGCAATCACGTTGTCCAGGCTCATGACCAGGTCGGCGATCAGGATCGTGCGGATGGCGGCCATCAGGCCGTCCTTGGCCAGCTTGCCTTCGTCCTCTTCACCTTCCGGCAACAACAACGAAATACCGATGTACAGCAACAGCAGCGAGCCGATCAGTTTCAACCAGGGCAGTTGCAGCAACTGGGCCGCAACCAGCGTCAGGATGATACGCATCACGATGGCGGCCGCAGAGCCGATCACGATTGCTTTCTTTTGTTGGTGGGCGGGCAGCGAACGAGCTGCCAGCGCGATGACCACCGCGTTGTCCCCCGACAACAGGATGTTCACCCAGATGATTTGAATAAGAGCCAGTACGAAGGCGGCTGAACCAAATTCCACGCTTTTCTCCTGAAATGGCGACGGGCGCGATAGTCAATCGCGCCCGTCTCTCTTCTAATTTACAGCACGGACTTGAGCAGCTTGCCCATTTCAGACGGGTTCTTGGTCGTCTTGATGCCGCAGGCTTCCATGATCTCCAGCTTGGCCTCGGCGGTGTCGGCACCGCCCGAGATCAGCGCGCCGGCGTGGCCCATGCGCTTGCCGGCCGGAGCCGTGACACCCGCGATGAAGCCGACCACCGGCTTCTTCATGTTGTCCTTGGCCCACTGCGCGGCGTTCACTTCGTCCGGGCCGCCGATTTCGCCGATCATGATGACGGCGTCGGTGTCGGGATCGTCATTGAACATCTTCAGCACGTCGATGTGCTTCAGGCCGTTGATGGGATCGCCGCCGATGCCGACGGCGCTCGACTGGCCCAGGCCCAGTTCCGTGACCTGGCCCACGGCTTCGTACGTAAGCGTGCCCGAGCGGCTGACGATGCCGATGCGGCCCTTGCGGTGGATGTGGCCGGGCATGATGCCGATCTTGATTTCATCGGGGGTGATCAGGCCGGGGCAGTTGGGTCCGAGCAGCAGCGTGCGCTTGTTTTCGGCGCGCATGCGGTTGCGGACTTCCAGCATGTCGCGCACGGGAATGCCCTCGGTGATGCAGATGGCCAGGTCCAGGTCGGCCTCGACGGCTTCCCAGATGGCGGCGGCGGCGCCCGCGGGCGGCACGTAGATGACCGACACGTTGGCGCCGGTGGCGGCCTTGGCTTCGGAAACGTTGGCGTAGATGGGCACGCCTTCGAAGTCCTCGCCGGCCTTCTTGGGGTTCACACCGGCCACGAAGCAATTCTTGCCGTTGGCGTACTCGCGGCACATGCGGGTGTGGAATTGACCGGTCTTGCCGGTGATCCCCTGCGTGATCACCTTGGTATCTTTGTTGATCAGAATCGACATTTCGAGTCCTTAATATCCTGTGCTGTGCGCTCGTGCGCTTACTTGGCCGCGGCCACGACCTTGGTGGCGGCTTCGGCCATGGTGTCGGCGCTGATGATGGGCAGACCGGAATCGGCCAGCATCTTCTTGCCGAGCTCCTCGTTGGTACCCTTCATGCGCACGACCAGCGGCACGCTCAGGCTGACGGCCTTGCACGCGGCGATCACGCCTTCGGCGATGACGTCGCAGCGCATGATGCCGCCGAAGATGTTGACCAGGATGGCCTTCAGGCCGGGGTTCTTCAGCATGATCTTGAAGGCTTCGGTCACTTTCTCGGCCGTGGCGCCGCCGCCGACGTCCAGGAAGTTGGCCGGCTCGCCGCCGAACAGCTTGATGGTGTCCATGGTGGCCATGGCCAGGCCGGCGCCGTTCACCAGGCAGCCGATGTTGCCGTCGAGCTGGATGTAGGCCAGGCCGAACTGGCTGGCTTCGATTTCGGCGGGATCTTCTTCATCGGTGTCGCGGTAGGCCACGATCTCGGGGTGGCGGAACAGCGCGTTCGAATCGAAGTTGAACTTGGCGTCCAGAGCGATGATCTTGCCCGAGCCGGTAACGATCAGGGGGTTGATCTCGGCCAGATCGGCGTCGGTCTCGACGTAGCAGGTGTACAGCTTCTGGATCTGGTCAGCCGCGTCGGCGACCGAGCCTTCGGGAACGCCGATGCCGCGGGCCAGCTGCGAGGCTTCATCGGTGGTCAGGCCCGTGGCGGGGTCGACGAACACCTTCAGGATCTTCTCGGGGGTGGCGTGGGCGACCTCTTCGATCTCCATGCCGCCTTCGCTCGAGGCCATCACGCAGACGCGCTGCGAGCTGCGGTCGGTCACGATGCCGACGTACAGTTCCTTCTTGATGTCGGCGCCTTCTTCGATCAGCAGGCGGCGGACCTTCTGGCCTTCCGGGCCGGTCTGGTGCGTGACCAGCTGCATGCCCAGGATCTGGCCGGCCAGCGTGCGCACTTCCTCGATGGAACGGCCCAGCTTGACGCCGCCGCCCTTGCCGCGGCCGCCCGCATGGATCTGGGCCTTGACGACCCACACCGGGCCGCCCAGTTGTTCAGCGGCCTTGACGGCCTCGTCCACCGAGAACACGGGGATGCCGCGCGGAACGGTGACGCCAAATTTCTTCAGAAGCTCTTTGCCCTGATACTCGTGGATTTTCATGCGGAGCCTTCGCTGTCGGGTAGACGTTGAATGATCGGTTGGAAAAGACCAGCGCGATGACGGGTCATGCGCCTGGATACGGATGGGGATAGCCCAGGCGTAGCCGCGGCCGGGCAAACAAAAGCCCACGGACCTGTACTCGGGACGAGCAAAGTCGCGGGCTGTCGCATAGCGAGGCGATTGGCGGTTACGGGCATGCGCTAAGGTGCCGATTGCATCGGGGGCGCCGGCAGATTCCGGGCGTGGCCGGGAGGCAATGGGCGGGCGATAAAACCCGGAGAGTATAGCACCCCTGCCTGCGGGCCCTTCTACCCCGCGGCGGGGCCGCCCCGCCGGAGCGCGCGCGCCGCGGCCACCATTTCCCGCAGCGCCGCCTCGGCCTCGGGCCAGGCCCGGGTCTTGAGGCCGCAGTCGGGATTGACCCACAGGCGCTCGGCCGGCAGGCGCGCGGCCGCCTGGCGGATCAGCCCGACCATCGCCTCGGCCTGGGGCACGTTGGGCGTATGGATGTCGTAGACGCCCGGGCCGATGTCATTGGGATAGCGGAAACCCTCGAACGCGCCGAGCAGCTCCCTGTTCGAGCGCGAGGTCTCGAGGGTGACGACATCCGCGTCCATCGCGGCGATGGACGCGATGATGTCGTTGAACTCGGAATAGCACATGTGGGTATGGATCTGGGTGTCGTCGCGCACGCCGGCCGTGCAGAGCCGGAAGCTGTCGACCGCCCAGTCCAGATACTCGGCCCGCTGCGCCCGCCGCAGGGGCAGACCTTCGCGAAAGGCCGGCTCGTCGACCTGGATCACGCCTATGCCGGCCGCCTCCAGGTCCAGGGCTTCGCCGCGCAGGGCCAGCGCCAATTGCCGGCAGGTCGTGCCGCGCGGCTGGTCGTCGCGCACGAAGGACCACTGGAGCAGCGTGACCGGCCCCGTCAGCATGCCCTTCACCGGCCGCTCGGTCAGCGACTGGGCGTACGCGGTCCAGCCGACCGTCATGGGCGCCGGACGCGCGATGTCGCCGAACAGGACGGGCGGCTTCACGCAGCGCGAACCGTAGCTCTGCACCCAGCCATTCTGGGTAAAGGCGAAGCCCGCCAGGAGTTCGCCGAAGTACTCGACCATGTCGTTGCGCTCGGCTTCGCCGTGCACCAGCACGTCCAGCCCCACCCGTTCCTGGAAGGCGATGCCGTCGGCGATCTCCTGGCGGATGGCCTTTTCGTAGGCGGCGTCGCCCAGCGCCCCGGCCCGCCAGTCGCGGCGCAGCGCTCGGATCTCCGGGGTCTGGGGCAACGAACCGATGGTCGTGGTGGGAAACGCCGGCAGCCGCAGCCGCGCCCGCTGGGCGGCGGTCCGCTGCGCGAAGGGAGCACGGGCCCGAGCCAGTCCGGCGGCATCCCGCAGGGCGGCCTGGACCGCCGGCAGGTGGATGCGCCGCGACTCGGCGCGCGTGCGCAGGGCGCGGCGCTGCACGGCCAGCGCATCGGCTACCCCGGCCACGCCGTCCGCGGCCTCGCCCAGCTCCAGGGCCCGGGCGAGCAGCGACAGCTCGTCCAGCTTCTG of Pigmentiphaga sp. H8 contains these proteins:
- a CDS encoding MFS transporter — translated: MKSTAALFALAIGAFAIGTTEFTPMGLLPVIADGVQVDIPAAGMLVSAYAVGVMLGAPVMTLLFSRFGKRAALMLLMLIFTVGNLLSAFAPGYATLLLSRLVTSLNHGAFFGIGAVVAASVVPREKQASAIAAMFMGLTVANIGGVPAATWIGQQVGWRVAFGGTAALGLVTIAALWLALPKGEPGTRPDVRRELAVLTRPEVLLAMGTTVLGAGAMFALYTYVAPVLADITRASPGFVAFALVLIGIGFTLGNTLGGRLADWSLDGAAKLILAALAIIMAVLPLVLTTHVGAAIGLVVWGAAAFGIVPPVQMRVMQAAAQAPGLASSVNVGAFNLGNALGAALGSAVIGQGLGYAAVPLAGAALAAGGLGLVWLGNAGRRREPVCE
- a CDS encoding LysR family transcriptional regulator, producing MKTTLDELQAFVAVVDTGSITAASEVLGLTISATSRTLGRLEEKLQTTLLRRTTRRLELTEEGSTFLHHARAILASVDEAEEQMAARRLHPAGRLRVDASTPFMLHVLVPLLDGFRARYPEVELELNSNEGIIDLIEKRTDVAFRIGTLKDSTLHARPVGTSRIRVLASPAYLERHGTPASPGQFGRHTLLGFTQPETLNDWPLRDADGNTVRIRPTIASSSGETLRHMALAGLGIVCLSDFMTGDDRRQGRLAPLLSRQTLDVRQAINAVYYRNTALASRITAFVDHVVDALGKRPFDA
- a CDS encoding TerC family protein; this encodes MLEFFQTLSWAAVFQIILIDILLGGDNAVVIALACRNLPAKRRMQGILWGTAGAIVLRVVLIAFAVTMLQIPFLKIVGGVLLFWIGIKLLVPEDESHDNIEGGATLLGAIKTIIVADFVMSLDNVIAIAGAAQQADESHQIGLVIFGLLVSVPIIIWGSTLVLKLIDRFPVVVTLGGALLGWIAGGMLATDVAVQSHVIQPSSLAAYNTQITYAAEILGALIVVGVGMWLARRKKAQQPASHA
- a CDS encoding TerC family protein, producing MEFGSAAFVLALIQIIWVNILLSGDNAVVIALAARSLPAHQQKKAIVIGSAAAIVMRIILTLVAAQLLQLPWLKLIGSLLLLYIGISLLLPEGEEDEGKLAKDGLMAAIRTILIADLVMSLDNVIAVAAAAMGNTVLLVLGLAISIPLVIFGSTLLLKVIERFPLIVWLGAALLGFIAGELFVNDPALHTEAVEASMGLSHHGAEIAAGVLGAVIVLVVGKVLMSRRRSGDQPA
- the sucD gene encoding succinate--CoA ligase subunit alpha, with product MSILINKDTKVITQGITGKTGQFHTRMCREYANGKNCFVAGVNPKKAGEDFEGVPIYANVSEAKAATGANVSVIYVPPAGAAAAIWEAVEADLDLAICITEGIPVRDMLEVRNRMRAENKRTLLLGPNCPGLITPDEIKIGIMPGHIHRKGRIGIVSRSGTLTYEAVGQVTELGLGQSSAVGIGGDPINGLKHIDVLKMFNDDPDTDAVIMIGEIGGPDEVNAAQWAKDNMKKPVVGFIAGVTAPAGKRMGHAGALISGGADTAEAKLEIMEACGIKTTKNPSEMGKLLKSVL
- the sucC gene encoding ADP-forming succinate--CoA ligase subunit beta; the protein is MKIHEYQGKELLKKFGVTVPRGIPVFSVDEAVKAAEQLGGPVWVVKAQIHAGGRGKGGGVKLGRSIEEVRTLAGQILGMQLVTHQTGPEGQKVRRLLIEEGADIKKELYVGIVTDRSSQRVCVMASSEGGMEIEEVAHATPEKILKVFVDPATGLTTDEASQLARGIGVPEGSVADAADQIQKLYTCYVETDADLAEINPLIVTGSGKIIALDAKFNFDSNALFRHPEIVAYRDTDEEDPAEIEASQFGLAYIQLDGNIGCLVNGAGLAMATMDTIKLFGGEPANFLDVGGGATAEKVTEAFKIMLKNPGLKAILVNIFGGIMRCDVIAEGVIAACKAVSLSVPLVVRMKGTNEELGKKMLADSGLPIISADTMAEAATKVVAAAK